The following coding sequences are from one Arachis hypogaea cultivar Tifrunner chromosome 7, arahy.Tifrunner.gnm2.J5K5, whole genome shotgun sequence window:
- the LOC112702202 gene encoding heavy metal-associated isoprenylated plant protein 3 → MGEEKKKSEGGENNVVLKVDCSCDGCATKIRRCLRSFPGVENVKAESDTGKITVTGKVSDPAKMKEKLEEKLNKKVLLISPQIKKDKNNKNGDHNNKENKSDGDNKEKKSKEKEKETPVMTTAVLKVALHCQGCVDKIRKTVSKTKGVNEMEINKEKDTVTVQGTMDVKALAANLTEKLKRKVEVVPPKKPDNKENNGGGGDGKKNKGGGGGGNNNNEEMVMMEQNRMEYMAAPHVLFPSAYGYGYAPVMHPHHPGGYSYMPGYTYPEQFHLHAPPPPPQIFSDENPHACSLM, encoded by the exons ATGGGCGAGGAG aagaagaaaagcgAGGGAGGAGAAAACAATGTGGTGTTGAAGGTGGATTGCAGCTGCGATGGCTGCGCTACCAAGATCAGACGCTGCCTCCGCTCTTTCCCTGGCGTCGAGAACGTCAAGGCGGAGAGCGACACTGGCAAGATAACCGTCACCGGAAAAGTTTCAGATCCCGCCAAAATGAAGGAGAAGCTTGAGGAGAAGCTCAACAAGAAGGTGCTTCTTATCTCTCCTCAGATCAAGAAggacaaaaataacaaaaatggcGACCATAATAATAAGGAGAACAAAAGCGACGGCGATAATAAGGAGAAGAAAtccaaagagaaagagaaagag ACTCCGGTGATGACGACGGCGGTTCTGAAGGTGGCACTTCACTGCCAGGGATGCGTCGACAAAATCCGGAAAACTGTCTCCAAAACCAAAG GAGTGAATGAAATGGagataaacaaagagaaagataCGGTGACAGTGCAGGGGACCATGGACGTGAAGGCTCTGGCTGCGAATCTAACGGAGAAGCTCAAGAGGAAGGTGGAGGTGGTCCCACCTAAGAAACCAGACAACAAGGAGaacaatggtggtggtggtgatggcaaGAAGAACAAGGGAGGCGGTGGTggtggtaataataataatgaagaaaTGGTGATGATGGAGCAGAATAGAATGGAGTATATGGCAGCTCCACATGTTCTATTTCCATCTGCATATGGATATGGATATGCTCCTGTTATGCATCCACATCATCCTGGCGGTTACAGCTATATGCCTGGGTATACGTACCCGGAACAGTTTCACTTGcatgcaccaccaccaccacctcagATCTTCAGTGATGAGAACCCACATGCTTGCTCTCTCATGTGA